The following proteins are encoded in a genomic region of Bacteroides sp.:
- a CDS encoding V-type ATP synthase subunit D, with the protein MAIKFQYNKTSLQHIDKQLKVRERALPTLKNKEAALRVEVKKAKTTAEEFEQKLNKKLEAYQRAIELWGEFDNDLVSIEDVDLTVKKIAGVKTPVLEGVKFSVKEFSIFNRPGWYLDGISIVKELAQIAIEREVFFQKMELLDHARRKTTQKVNLYEKVQIPGFQEAILKIKRYLEDEENLSKASQKIVKTRIQEMEASV; encoded by the coding sequence ATGGCGATTAAATTTCAATATAATAAAACCTCTCTCCAGCACATAGACAAGCAGCTGAAAGTCAGGGAACGCGCCTTGCCTACCCTGAAAAACAAAGAAGCTGCCCTGCGGGTGGAGGTGAAAAAAGCCAAGACCACGGCCGAGGAGTTTGAGCAAAAGCTCAACAAAAAACTTGAGGCCTACCAGCGTGCTATTGAGCTTTGGGGCGAATTTGACAACGATCTTGTGAGCATTGAGGACGTGGATTTGACTGTGAAAAAGATCGCCGGCGTGAAGACCCCGGTGCTTGAGGGGGTGAAGTTCTCCGTTAAGGAGTTCAGCATCTTCAACCGACCGGGTTGGTACCTTGATGGCATCAGCATCGTGAAGGAACTGGCACAAATAGCTATTGAAAGAGAAGTCTTCTTTCAAAAGATGGAATTGCTCGATCACGCCCGCCGCAAGACCACGCAAAAGGTAAACCTTTACGAAAAGGTGCAGATTCCCGGATTCCAGGAAGCCATTCTTAAGATCAAGCGCTACCTTGAAGATGAGGAAAACCTCTCGAAAGCTTCCCAAAAGATTGTAAAAACCCGTATTCAGGAAATGGAGGCCAGCGTATGA
- a CDS encoding V-type ATP synthase subunit B encodes MEKDTKAFQRVYTKLFQLTKATVSLHASGIGNEELAIVDGRLAQVVKIMGDVVTLQVFAGTEGIPTNAEVIFTGKAPTLKVSDDLAGRFFNAYGEPLDGSNIMGEEREIGGPSVNPVRRKQPSELIATGIAGIDLNNTLVTGQKIPFFADPDQPFNQVMAMVALRAQADKIILGGVGLTNDDYLYFKHVFDNAGALDRIVGFINTTEDPPVERLLVPDMALAAAEYFAVDKKQKVLVLLTDLTLYADALSIVSNRMDQIPSKDSMPGSLYSDLARLYEKAVQFPDGGSITIVAVTTLSGGDITHAIPDNTGYITEGQLFLRKDSDVGKVIVDPFRSLSRLKQLVIGKKTREDHPQVMNSAVRLFADAANAKTKLENGFDLTDYDERTLEFAKGYSEKLLAIDVNIDVDTMLETAYELFEKHFTPAEVGIRQEFVDKYWKKN; translated from the coding sequence ATGGAAAAAGACACCAAAGCATTTCAACGCGTATATACCAAGTTGTTTCAATTAACCAAGGCTACTGTATCACTGCATGCTTCAGGCATTGGCAACGAAGAGCTGGCCATTGTGGATGGGCGCCTGGCCCAGGTAGTAAAGATCATGGGTGATGTAGTGACCCTGCAGGTATTTGCCGGCACAGAAGGGATTCCCACGAATGCCGAGGTTATTTTCACCGGAAAGGCACCAACCCTGAAAGTGAGCGATGACCTGGCCGGGCGATTCTTCAACGCCTACGGCGAGCCTTTGGATGGCAGTAATATCATGGGAGAAGAACGTGAGATCGGGGGGCCCAGCGTGAACCCGGTGCGCCGCAAGCAGCCTTCCGAGCTTATCGCCACGGGTATTGCAGGCATTGACCTCAACAATACCCTGGTAACCGGACAAAAGATCCCTTTCTTCGCCGACCCCGACCAGCCCTTCAACCAGGTGATGGCCATGGTAGCCTTGAGGGCACAGGCCGACAAGATCATTCTTGGCGGGGTAGGCCTCACCAACGACGACTACCTGTATTTTAAACATGTATTTGATAATGCCGGAGCCCTCGACCGTATCGTTGGCTTCATCAACACCACCGAGGACCCGCCTGTTGAGCGCCTTCTGGTGCCAGACATGGCCCTGGCGGCTGCTGAGTATTTTGCAGTGGATAAAAAACAGAAAGTGCTGGTGCTGTTGACCGACCTCACACTTTATGCTGACGCCCTGAGTATCGTATCCAACCGTATGGACCAAATCCCCTCCAAGGACAGTATGCCCGGATCGCTCTATTCTGACCTGGCACGCCTGTATGAAAAAGCCGTTCAGTTTCCTGACGGTGGTTCAATTACCATTGTAGCGGTTACCACGCTTTCAGGCGGCGACATCACGCATGCTATTCCCGATAATACGGGGTATATCACTGAAGGTCAGCTTTTTCTGCGTAAGGACAGCGACGTGGGGAAAGTAATCGTAGACCCCTTCCGCAGTCTTTCGCGTCTGAAGCAGCTTGTGATTGGCAAGAAAACCCGCGAAGACCACCCGCAGGTAATGAACTCTGCCGTGCGGCTTTTTGCTGATGCTGCCAACGCAAAGACCAAGCTCGAGAACGGCTTCGACCTGACAGATTACGACGAGCGTACACTGGAGTTTGCCAAAGGCTATTCGGAAAAGCTGTTGGCCATTGACGTGAATATCGATGTGGATACCATGCTGGAAACGGCTTATGAACTCTTCGAAAAGCACTTTACCCCCGCCGAGGTAGGTATCCGCCAGGAGTTTGTTGACAAATACTGGAAGAAAAACTAA
- a CDS encoding V-type ATP synthase subunit A produces MNTIGKVTGIIANLVIVETEGTAAQNEICFIEHDNTRLMAEVIKIMGNKAYTQVFESTRGLKVGAKVEFMGHMLEVDLGPGLLSKNLDGLQNDLDKMEGVFLKRGEYTDALDDDKTFEFVPLAKAGDKVTAGSWLGEVKENWMPHKIMVPFKMEGEYTVKSVAKEGEYHIHDTMAVVTDKENQEIKITMTQRWPVKVPIRAFKEKPRPFKIMETGIRVMDTLNPIAEGGTGFIPGPFGSGKTVLQHNLSKNAEADLVVIAACGERANEVVEIFTEFPELDDPRTGRKLMERTTIIANTSNMPVAAREASVYTAMTIAEYYRAMGLKVLLLADSTSRWAQALREMSNRMEELPGPDGFPMDLPAIISNFYSRAGFVYLNNGKTGSITFIGTVSPAGGNLKEPVTESTKKAARCFYALSQARADSKRYPAIDPIDSYSKYLEYPEITEYLNDKIAAHWTDSVFKAKDILLRGKEAHEQINILGDDGVPLDYHLRYWKSELIDFVILQQDAFDKIDASTPLKRQHYMLEKVLEVCDMEFKFENFEKVNPYFKRVINQLKQMNYSEFDSEQFTKNEKELETIIQERKTA; encoded by the coding sequence ATGAATACAATCGGTAAGGTAACCGGAATCATTGCCAACCTGGTCATTGTAGAAACCGAAGGCACGGCTGCACAAAACGAGATCTGTTTTATCGAGCACGATAACACACGTTTGATGGCTGAGGTGATCAAGATCATGGGCAATAAAGCTTACACGCAGGTTTTTGAAAGCACACGTGGCCTCAAGGTTGGCGCAAAAGTTGAATTTATGGGCCATATGCTCGAGGTGGATCTCGGGCCCGGACTGCTTTCGAAAAACCTTGATGGCTTGCAGAATGACCTGGACAAGATGGAAGGCGTATTCCTGAAAAGGGGAGAATACACCGATGCGCTCGATGACGATAAGACCTTTGAATTCGTACCTCTTGCAAAAGCAGGCGATAAAGTGACGGCCGGAAGCTGGCTGGGCGAAGTAAAGGAAAACTGGATGCCCCATAAGATCATGGTGCCCTTCAAAATGGAAGGGGAATACACGGTGAAAAGCGTCGCCAAGGAAGGGGAATACCACATCCACGATACGATGGCCGTGGTCACTGACAAAGAAAACCAGGAGATCAAGATTACCATGACGCAACGCTGGCCGGTGAAGGTCCCAATTCGTGCCTTCAAGGAGAAACCCAGGCCCTTTAAGATCATGGAGACAGGGATTCGCGTAATGGACACCCTTAACCCCATCGCAGAGGGAGGCACCGGATTTATCCCCGGTCCGTTTGGTTCCGGAAAAACGGTTTTGCAGCACAACCTTTCTAAAAATGCTGAAGCCGACCTGGTTGTCATTGCAGCCTGCGGTGAGCGTGCCAACGAGGTTGTAGAGATCTTCACCGAGTTCCCTGAGCTGGATGACCCGCGCACGGGCCGAAAACTGATGGAGCGTACCACCATCATTGCCAACACCTCGAACATGCCGGTGGCTGCCCGTGAAGCATCGGTTTATACCGCGATGACCATTGCAGAATATTATCGCGCCATGGGCCTCAAAGTGTTACTGCTGGCCGACTCCACTTCACGCTGGGCACAGGCACTGCGTGAGATGTCAAACCGTATGGAGGAATTGCCAGGACCTGATGGATTCCCCATGGACCTTCCTGCCATTATCTCCAACTTCTATTCAAGGGCAGGATTCGTTTACCTGAACAATGGGAAAACAGGCTCAATCACTTTTATTGGGACCGTTTCGCCTGCTGGTGGTAACCTGAAAGAGCCTGTAACAGAATCTACCAAGAAGGCCGCCCGTTGTTTTTATGCATTGTCCCAGGCCCGTGCCGACAGCAAACGCTACCCAGCCATTGACCCCATCGACAGCTATTCCAAATATCTGGAATATCCTGAAATCACCGAATACCTTAACGATAAAATCGCTGCCCACTGGACTGACAGTGTGTTTAAGGCCAAAGATATCCTGCTGCGCGGGAAGGAAGCCCACGAACAAATCAATATCCTGGGCGATGACGGGGTCCCGCTTGACTATCATTTAAGATACTGGAAATCGGAATTGATCGACTTTGTAATCCTCCAACAGGATGCCTTTGACAAGATCGATGCCTCCACACCCCTGAAGCGGCAACATTATATGCTTGAAAAAGTACTGGAAGTTTGCGATATGGAATTCAAATTTGAGAATTTCGAAAAAGTAAACCCATACTTCAAGCGTGTCATCAACCAGCTGAAGCAAATGAACTATTCAGAATTTGATTCTGAGCAGTTCACAAAGAACGAAAAAGAACTTGAAACCATAATCCAGGAAAGGAAAACTGCGTAA
- a CDS encoding DUF2764 family protein: MKRNYYYLVAGLQDLTIDIHKLQYSQQAFSEELKTGLHPEDYKLVQKLFLPHDNANLLNLLQKTGKPFNEKGNFSQIRLEDNIKEPHDLPGYIMEFITAFKNKDPLMPEMLPENELTTLFYDEKLKLDNAFLRDWFQFELNLRNIVTALLARKYDIPYEYQIIGTGETSNIIRKSHARDFGLGAELDYLEDLSNLVKNDNVQEREKSIDELRWSYLDEVTFFEYFTVEKILAFVIKLGIAERWLGIDKEYGNEMFKKLLKELQSSYELPETFTEK; this comes from the coding sequence GTGAAGCGAAATTATTACTACCTGGTGGCGGGACTTCAGGATCTCACCATCGACATACACAAGCTGCAGTATTCGCAACAGGCCTTTAGTGAAGAGCTGAAGACGGGCCTGCACCCCGAGGATTACAAACTGGTGCAAAAGCTTTTCCTGCCTCACGACAATGCCAACCTCCTCAACCTTTTGCAGAAGACAGGGAAACCCTTTAACGAAAAAGGCAACTTCAGTCAAATACGATTGGAGGATAACATCAAGGAGCCTCACGACCTGCCCGGCTATATAATGGAATTCATCACGGCCTTCAAAAACAAGGACCCCCTGATGCCGGAAATGCTCCCCGAAAACGAGCTTACCACCCTGTTCTACGACGAAAAGCTGAAGCTTGACAATGCCTTTCTGCGCGACTGGTTTCAGTTTGAACTGAATTTGCGTAACATTGTTACAGCCCTGCTGGCCCGTAAATACGACATCCCTTACGAATACCAGATAATTGGTACGGGCGAAACCTCGAACATCATTCGTAAAAGCCACGCGCGGGATTTTGGCCTGGGGGCAGAGCTCGACTATCTGGAAGACCTCTCGAACCTGGTGAAAAACGACAATGTGCAGGAACGGGAAAAGTCTATTGACGAGCTTCGTTGGAGCTACCTGGATGAAGTGACCTTTTTTGAATATTTCACCGTAGAAAAAATTCTTGCCTTTGTTATTAAGCTGGGCATTGCCGAACGCTGGCTGGGCATTGATAAGGAATACGGCAATGAGATGTTCAAAAAACTGCTTAAGGAATTGCAATCAAGCTATGAATTACCAGAAACATTTACAGAAAAATAA